GCGATGGACTTCTCCGACGTTGTGGGGTTCGTGGATATCCCGGGCTCGAAGGTCGTGCCGTATGTGGCGGAGCTGATCAACTGCGCAGGCGGCATCAACGGAAGCCCAGTGGAGGTCCGCGTGGCTGAGGTTGGTGACGACGCTGCGTTGGCTACCCAGGAGCTGCTGGACTGGGGCGCCCATTTCCTTATTGGCCCACCGTTCGCGGACTTCGCGTTGCCGATTTTGCAGACGACCGGTGGTCAGGTGCCGTTGTTCGTAGCGGCGTCGACGGAGCCGACGTTGGCTGATGCGTCGATCAACTCGTACCTAGTGACGTTTGACGACTACGGGATGTCAGAGGCGGCAGCGCGTTGGGCGCTGGACCAGGGCATCACGCGGGCCATCGTGTTCACCGAGGGTGAGGGGATCCCCTATACGGGCGTGAACCCGGATGCGTTNNNNNNNNNNTACGTATGGGCAGCCGATACCGACTTCTCGGCGCAGGTGAACGAGATCGCTGGCATCTCCGAGAACAACGAGATCGTCTTCTCGGCCGCTCTCGGCTTCCAGTTGACCGCTCTGCGCGGGCAGCTCGAAGGTCAGGGCCTCGACGGCCTGACCTACGCGGGAACCGATGCCCTGGATGCCACCGGTATCCAGTTCGAGGCGAACAACGAGGGCATTGTTCACACGCCGCACGTCAGCATCAGCGCTGGTGATCGGGTGGACACGCTGCTGGCTGACTACGAAGCCGCCAAGGGCGAGGCGTTGGAGAGTCGCGGGTTCATGCCGCTCTATGTGGACTCGATGTTCCTGGGAATCCAGGGGATCTTGGACTGCGGGTGTGCTGACCCGGCGGGCATCGGTGAAGCCGTGAAGCAGATCTCGGGCTTTGAGGGCCTGTCAGGTGAGATCAGCTATGCCGGCACTAACGGCATTCCACCCAAGGCAGTTCCGATCAACCGGATCGTCAACGGCGAAGACGTGCTCGTCGCCACCATCGGAGACTGAATCGGCGTGCTCGAGGTGTCGGGTCTCACGACCGCCTATGGCGAGATCTCGGCACTTCGGGATGCAAACCTAAGCGTCGGGTCCGGTGAGGTCGTTGGCCTCATCGGACCCAACGGCGCGGGCAAATCGACGCTGTTGAACACCATCGCCGGCCTGTTGGTGCCCCGGGCCGGGAGGGTGGACTTCGACGGGCGGGACGTCACCGGCCGCTCACCGGAAGAGTTGTTGCGAGCGGGCCTGGCGCTGGTGCCCGAGCGTCGACGCATCTTCGTGGACCTGACCGTGGAGGAGAACTTGCGGATCGGTGGCGTCACCATCCCGGCGACGGATCGGGGCGACCTACTCAACGAGATGGCTGAACTATTTCCCGTTCTTCGCGACAAGTGGACGAC
Above is a window of Acidimicrobiales bacterium DNA encoding:
- a CDS encoding ABC transporter substrate-binding protein; translated protein: MSGLDVDAVLAADLSDCADAPSGDPIRVGMAMDFSDVVGFVDIPGSKVVPYVAELINCAGGINGSPVEVRVAEVGDDAALATQELLDWGAHFLIGPPFADFALPILQTTGGQVPLFVAASTEPTLADASINSYLVTFDDYGMSEAAARWALDQGITRAIVFTEGEGIPYTGVNPDA
- a CDS encoding ABC transporter substrate-binding protein, with the protein product YVWAADTDFSAQVNEIAGISENNEIVFSAALGFQLTALRGQLEGQGLDGLTYAGTDALDATGIQFEANNEGIVHTPHVSISAGDRVDTLLADYEAAKGEALESRGFMPLYVDSMFLGIQGILDCGCADPAGIGEAVKQISGFEGLSGEISYAGTNGIPPKAVPINRIVNGEDVLVATIGD
- a CDS encoding ABC transporter ATP-binding protein, which translates into the protein MLEVSGLTTAYGEISALRDANLSVGSGEVVGLIGPNGAGKSTLLNTIAGLLVPRAGRVDFDGRDVTGRSPEELLRAGLALVPERRRIFVDLTVEENLRIGGVTIPATDRGDLLNEMAELFPVLRDKWTTSAGYLSGGEAQQLAIGRALMSRPRLLMMDEPSLGLAPILVDTVFQLVEALRDQGRTLLVVEQNATRMLEVADRAYVLRSGQVVAEGTGAELRSDERLFDMFVGN